One Glutamicibacter halophytocola DNA segment encodes these proteins:
- a CDS encoding DUF6941 family protein, whose protein sequence is MTTLENLPELDYAFLAEFARVEGDSLTAVGASFTRVALPSLPAPLTLHVAGRIRAREGGAPFPVKIRVGNDDGSSGLVLETTMNPKQAVNPYEGKVGLVFTAEVPLKIDSAGRYRAEIFINNALVRKLYFSVDILENVGG, encoded by the coding sequence ATGACGACGTTGGAGAATCTTCCCGAGCTTGACTACGCCTTCTTAGCGGAATTCGCGCGAGTCGAAGGGGACAGCCTTACGGCAGTGGGCGCGAGCTTCACTCGAGTCGCCTTGCCTTCATTACCGGCCCCGCTGACGTTGCACGTCGCTGGGCGTATCCGGGCTAGAGAAGGTGGAGCGCCATTCCCAGTCAAGATAAGGGTCGGGAATGATGATGGGTCAAGCGGACTTGTCTTGGAAACCACAATGAATCCGAAACAGGCGGTAAACCCATATGAAGGGAAAGTGGGTCTTGTCTTCACGGCTGAAGTTCCGCTTAAGATTGACTCTGCTGGGCGGTATCGAGCTGAAATATTCATCAATAACGCCCTAGTCCGGAAATTGTATTTCTCTGTTGACATTCTGGAAAACGTCGGGGGCTAG
- a CDS encoding DUF4258 domain-containing protein: MELKISSHALSRIQQRGISEQQVNEVFTEHRRLMSYESKDAAGRWVYMVEIGERKLMVVTFPAIEDAAPNATITVITAYWH; this comes from the coding sequence ATGGAGCTGAAGATCAGTAGTCATGCTCTATCCAGGATCCAGCAACGAGGGATATCGGAACAGCAAGTTAATGAAGTGTTCACCGAACACCGGCGTTTGATGAGTTACGAATCAAAGGACGCGGCGGGACGATGGGTGTACATGGTGGAAATTGGGGAAAGGAAACTGATGGTCGTGACTTTTCCGGCAATTGAAGATGCGGCGCCCAATGCAACTATTACGGTAATCACAGCTTACTGGCACTAA
- a CDS encoding pirin family protein has product MSNLEHSPAEVNCSEVTSHAEVEVLTPREVPLGGPRAMTVFRTLPQKQRSLIGAWCFLDHYGPDDVKATGGMNVPRHPHTGLQTVSWLFTGEINHMDSAGFKATVRPGEVNLMTAGHGISHSEILTDGTTILHGAQLWTALPEHARDMEHTFENYQPEPLSGPGWSMSVFMGSYEISGQRSASPIATHSELGGAELRLEPNTQIEILVPEHHEHGILLDSGALQLNGHQLAPRDLGFVRTGSNTLRLASGDEPVLALLIGGEPLKEDILMWWNFVGRTHEEVLAFRAQWQAEIGAEPGDVSEDRFGPFPPGTPAALPAPALPTVRLRPRVNPS; this is encoded by the coding sequence ATGAGCAATCTCGAGCACAGCCCGGCAGAAGTCAACTGCAGTGAAGTCACATCCCATGCCGAGGTTGAAGTCTTGACGCCTCGAGAGGTCCCGCTGGGCGGTCCCCGGGCCATGACAGTATTCCGCACCCTGCCGCAAAAGCAGCGCAGCCTCATCGGTGCCTGGTGCTTCCTGGACCACTACGGCCCCGACGACGTCAAAGCCACCGGCGGCATGAACGTTCCACGCCACCCCCACACCGGGCTGCAAACAGTCTCCTGGCTATTCACCGGAGAAATCAACCACATGGATTCGGCAGGCTTCAAAGCCACCGTCCGCCCGGGCGAGGTCAACCTCATGACCGCCGGGCACGGCATTAGCCACTCCGAAATCCTCACCGATGGCACCACCATTCTGCACGGCGCCCAGCTGTGGACTGCATTGCCCGAGCACGCCCGGGACATGGAACACACCTTTGAAAATTATCAGCCAGAACCGCTCTCTGGGCCAGGATGGTCCATGTCCGTTTTCATGGGCAGCTACGAAATCTCCGGGCAGCGCTCCGCCTCCCCGATCGCGACCCACTCGGAGCTGGGCGGCGCTGAATTGCGCCTGGAGCCGAACACCCAGATTGAGATCCTGGTCCCGGAGCATCATGAGCACGGAATCCTCCTGGATTCAGGCGCCCTGCAGCTCAACGGGCACCAGCTGGCCCCACGCGATCTCGGGTTCGTGCGCACTGGTTCCAACACCCTGCGCCTGGCTTCCGGCGACGAACCGGTGCTGGCCCTGCTCATCGGCGGAGAACCATTGAAGGAAGACATCTTGATGTGGTGGAACTTTGTGGGCCGCACCCACGAGGAAGTCCTCGCCTTCCGCGCGCAGTGGCAAGCCGAGATCGGAGCAGAACCAGGAGATGTGTCCGAGGATCGCTTCGGACCGTTCCCGCCTGGCACCCCGGCGGCCCTGCCCGCCCCAGCCCTTCCCACCGTTCGCCTGCGTCCGCGCGTGAACCCTTCCTGA
- a CDS encoding PQQ-dependent sugar dehydrogenase produces MKHIRDTCLLLGAVFLAGCSTPTPLPSPAAESQTAPEPLATGLEAPWSMVYVQDSLLVSERDSGRILEVSQSGQSREVARIDDLAARGEGGLLGLAFLAPDQLYAYSTAESGNRIQQFTAQGSAGNLSLSAPRTLLDSLPSANIHNGGRLAIGPDGMLYASVGDASNPGQAQDLQALGGKILRMAPDGSVPEDNPFENSLVYSYGHRNVQGLAWSDDGTMYASEFGQNTFDELNIIKAGGNYGWPEVEGKGGADRQYTDPIAQWSPAEASPSGIAILDGTAYLANLRGEVLRAVELDAPAIEQELLDGRLGRLRDVLVDPGGSLLVLTNNTDGRGRPGTGDDRIVRIDPGQPGG; encoded by the coding sequence ATGAAGCACATCCGGGACACATGCCTGCTGCTCGGCGCGGTGTTCCTCGCCGGATGCTCCACGCCAACACCACTTCCAAGTCCAGCTGCCGAATCGCAAACCGCTCCAGAACCACTGGCCACCGGCTTGGAAGCTCCGTGGTCCATGGTCTACGTCCAGGACAGCTTGCTGGTCAGCGAACGCGATTCCGGGAGGATCCTGGAAGTTTCGCAGTCCGGACAGAGCCGCGAAGTGGCCCGGATCGATGATCTCGCAGCGAGAGGCGAAGGCGGGCTGCTGGGCCTGGCCTTCCTCGCGCCGGACCAGCTCTACGCCTATTCCACCGCGGAATCCGGTAACCGCATTCAGCAATTCACCGCGCAAGGCAGCGCCGGAAACCTGTCATTGTCGGCTCCGCGGACCCTGCTGGATTCGTTGCCCTCGGCCAATATCCACAACGGCGGGCGGCTGGCCATCGGACCGGATGGAATGCTCTACGCGAGCGTGGGCGATGCGTCCAACCCTGGGCAAGCCCAGGACCTGCAGGCGCTGGGCGGCAAGATCCTGCGCATGGCACCCGATGGAAGCGTCCCGGAGGACAACCCCTTCGAGAATTCCCTCGTCTACAGCTATGGGCACCGCAATGTGCAGGGCCTGGCATGGAGCGATGATGGCACCATGTATGCCAGCGAATTCGGGCAAAACACCTTCGACGAACTGAACATCATCAAGGCCGGCGGGAACTATGGCTGGCCCGAAGTCGAGGGGAAGGGCGGCGCAGATCGGCAGTACACCGACCCGATTGCGCAGTGGTCCCCTGCCGAGGCCAGCCCCAGCGGCATCGCGATCCTCGACGGCACCGCCTACCTGGCGAATCTGCGCGGCGAAGTGCTGCGCGCGGTGGAACTGGACGCGCCGGCCATCGAGCAGGAATTGCTCGATGGCCGGCTCGGCCGGCTGCGCGATGTGCTGGTGGATCCTGGCGGCTCGCTGCTGGTGCTGACGAACAACACCGACGGGCGCGGCCGGCCAGGGACGGGTGATGACCGGATCGTGCGCATCGATCCCGGTCAGCCCGGCGGCTAG
- a CDS encoding DUF2283 domain-containing protein produces MSDSTYYDATLRVGYAQVTDETVEKTIEYGGGLLIDLDRAGMPVGFEVLGTSTRFPISEMGEKFSWSADVMTRASIALDKLARLMNVRTDSTGDGVFKPASVWSSKGLAHA; encoded by the coding sequence ATGTCTGATAGCACATATTACGACGCAACCCTTCGTGTGGGCTACGCCCAAGTGACAGACGAGACAGTTGAAAAGACCATTGAATATGGTGGCGGACTACTCATAGATTTGGACCGCGCGGGCATGCCTGTAGGTTTCGAGGTTCTGGGTACTTCTACCCGATTCCCCATTTCAGAAATGGGTGAAAAGTTTAGTTGGAGCGCTGACGTGATGACACGTGCGAGTATCGCACTGGATAAGCTTGCACGTCTTATGAACGTACGCACTGATAGCACTGGAGACGGTGTTTTTAAGCCGGCGTCGGTTTGGTCAAGTAAAGGCCTAGCGCACGCATAA
- the dnaB gene encoding replicative DNA helicase, with translation MSAEPVYEGRESDAGRKPPQDVEAEMSVLGGMMLSKDAIADVVEALRGTDFYRPAHESIYEAIIDLYGRGEPADAVTVADLLTKRGEISRVGGAAYLHNLIQQVPTAANAGYYAEIVRERAVLRRLVDAGTRIVQMGYSPDGEVDAIVNEAQAEVYKVAENRSSEDYVRLSDIIEGTVDEIENAANAGDGITGVPTGFYEFDELTQGLKGGQMIIIAARPAVGKSTFALDFARSAAIKNNMATVFFSLEMGRNEIAMRLLSAEASIQLQDLRKGSVEDAQWTKIATTMGRLNEAPLFIDDSPNMSMMEIRAKCRRLKQRNELRMIILDYLQLMSSGKRVESRQQEVSEFSRNLKLLAKELDVPLIALSQLNRGSEQRTDKRPMVSDLRESGSIEQDADMVILLHRDDVYDKENRPGEADVIIAKHRAGPTKTITVAFQGHYSRFSNMSSEG, from the coding sequence ATGAGTGCTGAGCCGGTTTACGAAGGACGAGAATCCGACGCAGGGCGCAAGCCGCCACAGGACGTCGAAGCCGAGATGTCCGTGCTCGGTGGCATGATGCTATCCAAGGACGCCATCGCAGACGTCGTTGAGGCGCTGCGCGGAACCGACTTCTACCGTCCGGCTCACGAATCCATCTACGAAGCCATTATCGATTTGTACGGCCGAGGCGAACCTGCCGATGCCGTGACCGTGGCCGACTTGCTGACCAAGCGCGGCGAAATTTCCCGCGTGGGTGGCGCTGCCTACCTTCACAACCTCATTCAGCAGGTGCCCACCGCCGCTAACGCCGGCTACTATGCAGAAATCGTGCGCGAGCGCGCCGTCTTGCGCCGCCTGGTGGACGCCGGAACCCGCATCGTCCAGATGGGCTACTCGCCCGATGGAGAAGTCGATGCCATCGTCAACGAAGCGCAAGCCGAGGTCTACAAGGTTGCGGAAAACCGCAGCAGCGAAGACTACGTACGCCTCTCGGATATCATCGAAGGCACCGTAGACGAAATCGAAAACGCCGCGAACGCCGGCGACGGCATCACCGGCGTGCCCACCGGGTTCTACGAATTCGACGAGCTGACCCAGGGCCTGAAGGGCGGCCAGATGATCATCATCGCGGCCCGTCCTGCAGTGGGTAAGTCGACCTTCGCGCTGGACTTCGCCCGGTCCGCCGCCATCAAGAACAACATGGCCACCGTCTTCTTCTCCCTGGAAATGGGCCGCAATGAAATTGCGATGCGCCTGCTTTCGGCAGAAGCCTCCATCCAGCTCCAGGACCTGCGCAAGGGTTCGGTGGAGGACGCGCAGTGGACCAAGATTGCCACCACCATGGGCCGGTTGAATGAAGCGCCGCTGTTCATCGACGATTCGCCGAATATGTCCATGATGGAAATCCGCGCAAAGTGCCGCCGCCTGAAGCAGCGCAATGAGCTGCGCATGATCATCCTCGACTACCTGCAGCTGATGAGTTCGGGCAAGCGCGTGGAATCACGCCAGCAGGAAGTTTCCGAGTTCTCGCGTAACCTCAAGCTGCTGGCCAAGGAGCTCGATGTTCCGCTGATCGCGCTGTCGCAGCTGAACCGTGGTTCCGAACAGCGAACCGATAAGCGGCCAATGGTTTCGGACCTTCGTGAATCCGGTTCCATTGAGCAGGACGCCGATATGGTGATCCTGCTGCATCGTGATGATGTGTATGACAAGGAAAACCGTCCAGGCGAGGCCGACGTGATCATCGCCAAGCACCGTGCCGGTCCCACCAAAACCATCACCGTGGCATTCCAAGGCCACTACTCGCGCTTCAGCAATATGTCCTCCGAGGGTTAA
- a CDS encoding zinc ribbon domain-containing protein, with the protein MPLIPEGMWQGYQSRRRDRIKRSRAESTEYLLTGSIYCGICGSKAYGGRPKPKTGPRGAVTYSCKQAAYYHLRKGGYVKKSRIMEHLLPWLETIAQEISDLADQQPTTVKPTDPTPGIRRALIKVDRKRDVLTGKMLDGLLPDNVYQRLLADLDADMERLTKRLEDLSAAVRTNDDQATAELIRDWSKMALHTQR; encoded by the coding sequence ATGCCCCTCATCCCCGAGGGAATGTGGCAAGGGTACCAATCCCGGCGCCGCGACCGGATCAAACGCTCCCGCGCAGAAAGCACCGAATACCTGCTGACCGGATCCATCTATTGCGGGATCTGCGGAAGCAAGGCCTACGGCGGCCGACCCAAGCCCAAAACCGGGCCACGCGGAGCAGTAACCTACTCCTGCAAGCAAGCGGCCTACTACCACCTGCGCAAAGGCGGGTACGTCAAAAAATCCCGCATCATGGAGCACCTGCTCCCCTGGCTGGAAACCATCGCCCAGGAGATCAGCGACCTGGCAGACCAACAACCGACCACAGTAAAACCAACAGACCCTACACCCGGCATACGGCGAGCCCTGATCAAGGTAGACCGAAAGCGTGACGTGCTCACGGGCAAGATGCTCGATGGTCTGCTGCCGGATAATGTTTACCAGCGGTTGCTGGCCGACCTAGACGCGGACATGGAACGGCTCACGAAACGCCTGGAAGATCTATCCGCCGCGGTACGAACTAACGATGACCAGGCTACGGCTGAACTTATCCGGGATTGGTCTAAAATGGCCCTGCACACGCAGCGCTAA
- a CDS encoding ZIP family metal transporter encodes MFASLQALLWGTVAGSALLLGSGAAWWLKIPKVWVCAIMAFGAGVLVSALSFELVLEAFETGGLLATAAGVLVGAALYFSANRVLAWRTTRRQKASGSAQGGEPAGTALAVGALIDGIPESVALGLSVVASASINPAMLIAIFISNIPEGLASTAQMKSAGRKGSSIALLWGSIAISCGLAAFAGALAMQSMPEEALAFATAVAAGGILTMIADSMIPEAYSVEHDYTGLLVTGGFLSAFALHVLGG; translated from the coding sequence ATGTTCGCTTCTTTGCAGGCCTTGCTTTGGGGCACGGTAGCCGGATCGGCGCTGTTGCTGGGATCTGGCGCCGCCTGGTGGCTGAAAATTCCGAAGGTCTGGGTTTGCGCGATCATGGCCTTCGGCGCAGGAGTGCTGGTCAGTGCACTGAGCTTTGAGCTTGTACTCGAGGCCTTCGAAACTGGCGGGCTCCTGGCAACGGCGGCCGGTGTGCTGGTGGGCGCCGCGCTGTATTTCTCGGCCAATCGGGTACTGGCCTGGCGCACCACAAGGCGTCAAAAAGCCTCGGGCAGCGCTCAGGGCGGCGAACCTGCGGGCACCGCTTTGGCGGTGGGAGCCTTGATCGACGGCATTCCCGAATCCGTGGCACTGGGCCTGAGCGTTGTGGCTAGCGCGAGCATCAACCCCGCCATGCTCATTGCCATTTTCATTTCCAACATTCCCGAAGGGCTGGCCAGCACGGCTCAAATGAAGAGCGCCGGCCGCAAAGGTTCCTCGATTGCCCTTCTGTGGGGTTCCATCGCGATTTCTTGTGGGCTGGCTGCCTTTGCCGGGGCACTGGCCATGCAATCCATGCCTGAAGAAGCCCTGGCCTTTGCCACGGCAGTTGCCGCAGGCGGAATCCTGACCATGATTGCCGACTCGATGATTCCAGAAGCCTATTCTGTTGAACATGACTACACCGGGCTGCTGGTCACCGGTGGCTTCCTGTCGGCATTCGCCCTGCATGTTCTGGGCGGATAG
- a CDS encoding PaaI family thioesterase, which translates to MSSPAQRIPDKTSRFTDSIGLVFDDITATSVRGHADLNEKHHTPWGVVHGGVYASMIESAGSVGASYAVSERNQFAVGVHNATDFLRPSTGARVQVAAKALFQGKTQQLWEVVITDEASGKELSRGQLRTQNVDMPSA; encoded by the coding sequence GTGAGTTCCCCAGCACAGCGAATCCCCGACAAGACCAGCCGCTTCACTGACAGCATTGGCCTGGTCTTTGACGACATCACCGCCACTTCCGTGCGAGGCCATGCCGATCTCAATGAAAAGCACCACACCCCGTGGGGCGTCGTACATGGAGGTGTCTATGCCTCCATGATTGAAAGCGCCGGCAGCGTTGGCGCCAGCTACGCGGTCTCAGAGCGCAATCAATTTGCTGTGGGCGTTCACAATGCCACCGACTTCCTGCGTCCCTCTACCGGTGCGCGCGTGCAGGTTGCGGCCAAGGCGCTGTTCCAAGGCAAGACCCAGCAGTTGTGGGAAGTTGTCATCACCGATGAGGCCAGCGGAAAGGAACTCTCGCGTGGACAATTGCGCACCCAAAACGTAGATATGCCCAGCGCCTGA
- a CDS encoding MFS transporter: MPLRRSSHNPAPATETIYAPQFLATTMGMFVLVFLVAFESMAVTTVMPMVSELLNGERYFALAFAAPIASGMLGMVAAGEVSDRWGPKHPLFISVAIFCVGLLICGSAANMPMLIGGRILQGVGGGAITVAIYVLIARAYPGQLHSKIFALFATAWVLPAMVGPWLAGLMAVHLGWRWVFSGVAVLVIVAFCAMVPVLKSMDSERNQELGPVSVKRLALAGLTGLAVISMNLLGNSNSRWSLAGLALALVVALVAIRPLLPRGTFLARRGLPATITTRIFITGAFFGVEVYLPYLLREDYQLAPDRAGLILTASALCWSMGSWLQGRLGEKVASSTCITVGAVAGSVAIATALATALFHPPVLVLVCGWAVGGFGMGMIFPRQNVNMLALSSKEEQGFNSSAMSVADSLGNAGATAIGGVIFALAAAGTGFVAVFSFSLVLVLVLIAMSPRTKGAPALAAR, translated from the coding sequence ATGCCCCTAAGACGTAGTAGCCACAATCCTGCGCCAGCTACAGAAACCATTTACGCACCGCAATTCTTGGCCACCACCATGGGCATGTTTGTTCTGGTGTTCCTCGTTGCCTTTGAATCCATGGCGGTCACCACCGTGATGCCGATGGTTAGCGAACTGCTCAACGGCGAACGCTATTTTGCGCTGGCCTTTGCCGCCCCGATTGCCAGTGGCATGCTCGGCATGGTTGCCGCCGGTGAAGTCTCCGACCGCTGGGGACCGAAGCATCCCTTGTTCATTAGCGTCGCGATTTTCTGCGTGGGCTTGCTGATCTGCGGTTCCGCAGCGAATATGCCGATGCTTATTGGCGGGCGCATCCTGCAGGGCGTCGGAGGCGGTGCCATCACCGTGGCTATCTACGTGCTGATTGCCCGTGCCTATCCAGGCCAGCTGCATTCAAAAATCTTTGCACTCTTTGCCACCGCGTGGGTGCTGCCAGCGATGGTTGGCCCATGGCTGGCCGGCCTGATGGCGGTGCATCTCGGCTGGCGCTGGGTCTTTTCCGGCGTGGCCGTCTTGGTGATCGTCGCCTTCTGCGCGATGGTACCGGTGCTCAAATCCATGGATTCCGAACGCAACCAGGAACTTGGTCCGGTATCGGTGAAGCGCCTGGCGCTTGCCGGGCTGACCGGGCTTGCCGTGATCTCCATGAATCTGCTGGGCAATTCGAACAGCCGCTGGTCGCTGGCCGGATTAGCGCTGGCGCTGGTGGTCGCATTGGTGGCGATTCGCCCGCTGCTGCCGCGTGGGACGTTCCTGGCGCGCCGCGGACTGCCTGCCACCATCACCACCAGGATCTTCATTACCGGCGCCTTCTTCGGGGTCGAGGTTTATCTGCCCTATCTGCTTCGCGAGGACTACCAGCTCGCCCCGGACCGGGCCGGATTGATCCTGACAGCCTCGGCCCTGTGCTGGTCGATGGGTTCATGGCTCCAGGGAAGGCTGGGGGAGAAGGTCGCTTCCTCAACCTGCATCACCGTGGGCGCAGTGGCCGGGAGCGTGGCCATAGCCACCGCATTGGCCACCGCGCTCTTCCACCCGCCGGTGCTCGTGCTGGTGTGCGGCTGGGCGGTCGGGGGCTTTGGCATGGGGATGATTTTCCCCCGCCAAAACGTCAACATGCTGGCCCTGTCCTCCAAGGAAGAACAGGGCTTCAACTCCTCGGCCATGTCCGTGGCGGACTCGCTGGGCAATGCCGGGGCCACAGCCATCGGCGGCGTGATCTTTGCGCTGGCCGCTGCCGGCACGGGCTTCGTTGCGGTCTTCAGCTTCAGCCTGGTCTTGGTCCTGGTTCTGATCGCCATGTCGCCGCGGACCAAGGGTGCCCCGGCCCTGGCAGCGCGCTAG
- a CDS encoding dihydrofolate reductase family protein — protein sequence MSATYTFDVFSSLDGFGSAGSDWGGYWGKQGPELLAHRLGLYTPPCRMVFGANTFRLFSLFWAEIEMNPEVEDAWGVALHDKPATVISTTLEEPLSWPNATLERADALEVVAQLKETSDVPLRSHGSLAMNHSLLAAGLVDFIQVSIFPVLTGHSGSAPVLGGVDDYDLELVDSKLLDGRIQELTYRPTRHQPAHA from the coding sequence ATGAGTGCCACCTATACCTTTGACGTGTTCAGCAGCCTTGATGGCTTCGGCAGTGCAGGCAGCGATTGGGGTGGCTACTGGGGAAAACAGGGGCCCGAGCTGTTGGCCCATCGCCTCGGGCTCTACACTCCCCCATGCCGCATGGTTTTCGGAGCAAACACCTTCCGCTTGTTTAGTCTCTTCTGGGCAGAAATCGAGATGAATCCCGAGGTTGAAGACGCGTGGGGCGTGGCTTTGCACGACAAGCCCGCCACCGTCATCTCCACCACCTTGGAAGAGCCGCTGTCTTGGCCTAATGCCACGCTGGAGCGCGCTGATGCCTTGGAAGTCGTCGCCCAGCTCAAGGAAACCTCAGATGTGCCGCTGCGCTCCCACGGTTCCCTGGCCATGAACCATTCGCTGCTGGCGGCAGGTCTAGTGGACTTCATCCAGGTGAGCATCTTCCCGGTGCTGACCGGGCATAGCGGCTCTGCTCCGGTACTCGGAGGGGTCGACGACTATGACCTGGAACTTGTCGATTCAAAGCTTTTGGACGGGCGGATCCAGGAACTGACGTATCGCCCGACGCGCCATCAGCCGGCGCACGCATAG
- a CDS encoding flavin reductase family protein — protein MSLNRELDPLTLRKVFAQHPSGVAALCAEVDGVKTGIVASSFTVGVSLEPALVMFAVQKTSNTWPKLREASHIGVSVLSDLNGGVCAQIASKKGDRFLGVDTVVSEQGALFIEESTLWLETSIYNEVEAGDHWVVLLEVHGHHTSLHSPQIFHDSRFHSIPVPELV, from the coding sequence ATGTCATTGAATCGTGAACTTGACCCGCTAACCCTACGCAAGGTTTTCGCTCAACATCCCTCAGGCGTGGCCGCTCTGTGTGCAGAAGTGGACGGCGTGAAAACCGGCATCGTTGCATCCTCATTCACTGTCGGGGTTTCGCTGGAGCCGGCATTGGTGATGTTTGCAGTCCAGAAGACCTCCAACACCTGGCCGAAACTGCGCGAGGCCAGCCACATTGGTGTTTCGGTTCTCAGCGATCTTAATGGAGGGGTCTGCGCGCAGATCGCTTCGAAGAAGGGCGATCGATTCCTCGGCGTGGATACCGTGGTTTCCGAGCAGGGCGCTCTGTTCATTGAAGAGTCCACCCTCTGGCTGGAAACGTCGATTTACAACGAAGTCGAAGCTGGTGACCACTGGGTTGTGCTTTTGGAGGTGCATGGGCATCACACATCACTGCACTCGCCGCAGATCTTCCATGATTCCCGATTTCATTCAATCCCAGTTCCTGAGCTCGTCTAA
- a CDS encoding GNAT family N-acetyltransferase, whose translation MSEIQPVFLPERQRFALDDNGKIIGAAHYRDFDGADGTERIFFHTTVDEDYAGQGLASVLVKFALQNTIASGAKIVAVCPYVKGYVAKHSEYDQHLVKPTRAHLEILPRG comes from the coding sequence ATGAGTGAAATCCAGCCAGTCTTCCTTCCCGAGCGCCAGCGCTTCGCCCTTGACGATAACGGCAAGATCATCGGCGCGGCACACTACCGGGACTTTGATGGAGCCGATGGAACCGAGCGGATCTTCTTCCACACCACCGTGGATGAGGACTACGCCGGACAGGGACTAGCCAGCGTCCTGGTGAAATTCGCACTGCAGAATACCATCGCCAGCGGAGCGAAAATCGTGGCGGTCTGCCCCTATGTCAAGGGCTACGTGGCCAAGCACAGCGAGTACGACCAGCATCTTGTGAAGCCAACCAGGGCGCACCTGGAGATCTTGCCGCGCGGCTAG